One Dysosmobacter welbionis DNA segment encodes these proteins:
- a CDS encoding Asp23/Gls24 family envelope stress response protein: MIQFKSDHGDITVSSAVFSNITGMAATNCFGVKGMAYRSMTDGLVHLLRREAMSKGVSITYHDDNSISIELHIIVENGVNLPAVCRSIMNEVRYVVTRNTGVTVKDVDVCVDSMTL; this comes from the coding sequence ATGATTCAATTCAAGTCTGACCACGGCGATATCACCGTCAGCAGCGCCGTCTTCTCCAACATCACCGGCATGGCGGCCACCAACTGCTTCGGCGTCAAGGGCATGGCCTACCGCTCCATGACGGACGGCCTGGTGCATCTGTTGCGCCGGGAGGCCATGAGCAAGGGCGTCAGCATCACTTATCACGACGACAACTCCATCTCCATCGAGCTCCACATCATCGTGGAAAACGGCGTCAATCTCCCCGCGGTCTGCCGCTCCATCATGAATGAAGTGCGCTATGTCGTCACCCGGAACACCGGCGTCACCGTCAAGGACGTGGACGTGTGCGTGGATTCCATGACCCTGTGA
- a CDS encoding DAK2 domain-containing protein yields the protein MNEQITGALFKRMVLHGAAVITAQKQAINDLNVFPVPDGDTGTNMSMTIGTAVTELRKSEPATVEQAASVTASALLRGARGNSGVILSLLFRGLSKALKGRETADAAAFAAAMQEGVSAAYKAVMKPAEGTVLTVSRLAAKQAVDTAAAGETDLERVLEDAIRVGYAALAQTTEMNPVLKKAGVVDAGGKGYLLILDGMLAELRGEPMPETEAGESREEKADFATMAAEDITFAFDTVFIVRKAMADISLEPLRTYLNSIGDSLVIGEDDEAFKVHVHTNIPGNALNEAQKYGTLELAKIENMRTQADDLAAGKHVQSTDDLDAVEAELESVPVEETPAVAAPEKPYGFLAVCAGDGLAAVFRDLGADGVVSGGQTMNPSTESILEGVNKIPAETVFVLPNNGNIIMAAQQCAALTEKQVVVIPTKTVPQGITAMMNVDFDAPDAQTITDAMTGSLSSVTTAQITYAARDSDFDGFAIKEGDYLALEEGKLFDTDGSLDTLLHKLAEDAAGREASFISLYFGEDVQEADAQKAGALFEEVCPGAEVAVLSGGQPVYYYIISME from the coding sequence ATGAACGAACAAATCACCGGCGCACTGTTCAAGCGGATGGTGCTCCACGGCGCAGCCGTCATCACGGCCCAGAAGCAGGCCATCAACGACCTGAACGTCTTTCCCGTGCCCGACGGCGACACGGGCACCAATATGTCCATGACCATCGGCACCGCCGTGACGGAGCTGCGCAAGAGCGAGCCCGCCACTGTGGAGCAGGCGGCCTCCGTCACTGCCTCCGCCCTGCTGCGGGGGGCCCGCGGCAATTCCGGCGTCATTCTCTCCCTGCTGTTCCGAGGCCTGTCCAAGGCCCTGAAGGGCCGGGAGACTGCGGACGCCGCCGCTTTCGCCGCCGCCATGCAGGAGGGTGTCTCCGCCGCCTACAAGGCGGTGATGAAGCCCGCCGAGGGCACGGTACTCACCGTCTCCCGTCTTGCCGCCAAGCAGGCGGTGGACACAGCCGCCGCCGGAGAGACGGACCTGGAGCGGGTCCTGGAGGACGCCATCCGAGTGGGCTATGCCGCCCTGGCCCAGACCACCGAGATGAACCCGGTGCTGAAAAAGGCCGGCGTGGTGGACGCCGGCGGCAAGGGCTATCTCCTGATCCTGGACGGCATGCTGGCGGAACTGCGGGGCGAGCCCATGCCCGAGACGGAGGCTGGCGAGTCCAGAGAGGAGAAGGCAGACTTCGCCACCATGGCGGCGGAGGACATCACCTTCGCCTTCGACACGGTATTCATCGTCCGCAAGGCCATGGCCGATATCTCGCTGGAGCCGCTGCGGACATATCTCAACAGCATCGGTGACAGTCTGGTGATCGGCGAGGACGACGAGGCCTTTAAGGTCCACGTCCACACCAACATCCCCGGCAACGCCCTGAACGAGGCCCAGAAATACGGTACCCTGGAGCTGGCCAAGATCGAGAACATGCGGACCCAGGCGGACGACCTGGCCGCGGGCAAGCACGTCCAGAGCACCGATGACCTGGACGCGGTGGAGGCGGAGCTGGAGTCCGTCCCCGTGGAAGAAACGCCCGCCGTGGCGGCGCCGGAGAAGCCCTACGGCTTTCTGGCGGTGTGTGCTGGGGACGGCCTGGCCGCCGTGTTCCGGGACCTGGGGGCCGACGGTGTGGTGTCCGGTGGGCAGACCATGAACCCCTCCACCGAGAGTATTCTGGAGGGCGTGAACAAGATCCCGGCGGAGACGGTGTTCGTCCTGCCCAACAACGGCAACATTATTATGGCAGCCCAGCAGTGTGCCGCCCTGACGGAGAAGCAGGTGGTGGTGATCCCCACCAAGACCGTGCCCCAGGGCATCACCGCCATGATGAACGTGGATTTCGACGCGCCGGATGCCCAGACCATTACTGACGCCATGACGGGAAGCCTCAGCTCCGTCACCACGGCCCAGATCACATACGCCGCCCGGGACTCCGACTTCGACGGCTTCGCCATCAAGGAGGGCGATTATCTGGCCCTGGAGGAAGGCAAGCTCTTCGACACGGACGGTTCCCTTGACACGCTGCTCCACAAGCTGGCGGAGGACGCCGCCGGGCGGGAGGCCTCCTTCATCTCCCTGTACTTCGGCGAGGATGTGCAGGAGGCGGACGCTCAGAAGGCCGGGGCCCTGTTTGAAGAGGTGTGTCCCGGTGCGGAGGTGGCGGTCCTCTCCGGCGGACAGCCTGTGTACTATTATATTATCAGCATGGAATAA
- a CDS encoding helix-turn-helix domain-containing protein, producing MEINAVVSENARRLREEKRLTLDEAARLTGVSRSMLAQIEKGDVNPTISMVWKIANGYKVSFTSLVEPARERPVLLRGDDAPILEEDGGRYRNCPAFPFDGERGFETYRIVMLPGGALEAQPHLPGTEEYVTVFAGEAEIGLPGETYRLRTGDSLRFPADQPHRYRNPGTEETQLSMLIWYRH from the coding sequence TTGGAGATCAACGCAGTGGTGTCGGAGAACGCCCGGCGGCTCCGGGAGGAGAAGCGGCTGACGCTGGACGAGGCCGCCCGTCTAACGGGGGTGTCCCGCAGTATGCTGGCCCAGATCGAGAAGGGGGACGTGAACCCCACCATCTCCATGGTGTGGAAGATCGCCAACGGTTACAAGGTGTCTTTCACCTCGCTGGTGGAGCCGGCCCGGGAGCGGCCGGTGCTGCTGCGGGGCGATGACGCGCCGATTCTGGAGGAGGATGGGGGGAGGTACCGGAACTGCCCGGCCTTCCCCTTTGACGGGGAGCGGGGGTTCGAGACCTATCGGATCGTGATGCTCCCCGGCGGCGCACTGGAGGCCCAGCCCCATCTGCCGGGGACGGAGGAGTATGTGACCGTCTTCGCCGGGGAGGCGGAGATCGGCCTGCCGGGGGAGACCTACCGGCTCCGGACCGGCGACTCCCTGCGCTTCCCGGCGGACCAGCCCCACCGCTACCGGAACCCGGGGACGGAGGAGACTCAACTCAGTATGCTGATCTGGTACAGGCATTAA
- a CDS encoding GNAT family N-acetyltransferase, translated as MRRLRAAALSEVELAMDIINQAKAHLRAQGIDQWQTGYPDRDCLERDVRTGKGYFLEEDGIPLGYLCVDFDGEPAYDHLNGTWAREEPYVVVHRLALSDAARGRGAAGTAFQLVEDLCRDRGAGNFGWTQTREIIKCSISWPSRGFSTGAPSGSTTVRKSPMKSSSDRPPPLNQEQPAPTRAGCSQFSIQGYRAAIWAATLSSQLR; from the coding sequence ATGCGCAGACTGAGAGCCGCCGCACTTTCCGAGGTGGAGCTGGCTATGGACATCATCAACCAGGCCAAGGCCCACCTGCGGGCACAGGGGATCGACCAGTGGCAGACGGGCTATCCGGACCGGGACTGCCTGGAACGGGACGTCCGAACGGGAAAAGGGTATTTTCTGGAGGAGGACGGCATCCCTCTAGGCTACCTCTGCGTCGATTTCGACGGAGAACCGGCCTACGACCATCTGAACGGCACCTGGGCCCGGGAGGAGCCCTATGTAGTGGTACACCGCCTGGCCCTATCCGACGCGGCCCGGGGCCGGGGCGCCGCCGGTACGGCCTTCCAGCTGGTGGAGGACCTGTGCCGGGATCGGGGGGCCGGGAATTTCGGGTGGACACAGACGCGGGAAATCATAAAATGCAGCATATCCTGGCCAAGCAGGGGTTTCAGTACCGGGGCACCATCCGGTTCGACAACAGTGAGAAAATCGCCTATGAAAAGCTCCTCTGACCGCCCTCCACCGCTGAATCAGGAACAGCCGGCCCCCACCAGGGCCGGCTGTTCTCAGTTTTCCATACAGGGTTACAGGGCCGCCATCTGGGCCGCCACGCTCTCCTCGCAGCTCCGCTGA
- a CDS encoding hydrolase, with product MKACPERSAALALLRKYNAEPFHIQHGLTVEGVMRWYAQELGYGEDADFWAAVGLLHDVDFEKWPEAHCKKAPELLAEIGCSDEFIHAVCSHGYGLCSDVEPTEEMEKVLFAADELTGLIGAAALMRPSKSCQDMEVSSLKKKFKDKKFAAGCSRDVIKTGAERLGWTLEELMEKTLQAQRSCEESVAAQMAAL from the coding sequence ATGAAAGCATGTCCCGAGAGAAGCGCGGCCCTGGCGCTGCTGCGCAAGTACAATGCCGAGCCCTTCCATATCCAGCACGGCCTGACGGTGGAGGGCGTCATGCGCTGGTACGCTCAGGAGCTGGGTTACGGCGAGGACGCGGATTTCTGGGCCGCCGTGGGCCTGCTCCACGATGTGGACTTTGAGAAGTGGCCGGAGGCGCACTGCAAAAAGGCTCCGGAGCTGCTGGCGGAGATCGGCTGCAGCGACGAGTTCATTCACGCCGTATGCAGCCACGGATACGGCCTGTGCTCTGACGTGGAGCCCACGGAGGAGATGGAGAAGGTCCTCTTTGCCGCGGACGAGCTGACGGGCCTCATCGGCGCGGCGGCGCTGATGCGCCCCAGCAAGAGCTGCCAGGACATGGAGGTCAGCTCCCTGAAGAAGAAGTTCAAGGACAAGAAGTTCGCCGCCGGCTGCTCCCGGGACGTCATCAAGACCGGGGCTGAGCGGCTGGGGTGGACGCTGGAAGAGCTGATGGAAAAAACCCTCCAGGCTCAGCGGAGCTGCGAGGAGAGCGTGGCGGCCCAGATGGCGGCCCTGTAA
- a CDS encoding DUF2461 domain-containing protein: MFTGFTDETVDFMWGIRFNNERAWFEAHKEIYLTHFYQPMRELGDELYDYIAAKRPDLGLIRKVTRIYRDVRRLHGRGPYKESLWFSIEQPSEEWTAHPTFWFELMPEGWTCGMGYYMPKPLTMAKLRARIDRDPAAMEKLMRKLNRQKELVLETEDYKRPRAPAPSKLLEPWYRARSFTICHNDKLTDELFSRDIVERLRQDFTFLLPYYDYFVTLEGDPDPRDAAPV; this comes from the coding sequence ATGTTTACCGGCTTTACAGACGAGACTGTGGACTTTATGTGGGGCATCCGCTTCAACAACGAGCGGGCTTGGTTTGAAGCTCACAAGGAGATTTATCTGACGCACTTTTATCAGCCCATGCGGGAGCTGGGGGACGAGCTCTATGACTACATCGCCGCCAAGCGGCCGGATCTGGGGCTCATCCGCAAGGTGACCCGGATCTACCGGGACGTCCGGCGGCTCCACGGCCGGGGGCCTTATAAGGAGAGCCTGTGGTTCTCTATCGAGCAGCCCTCGGAGGAGTGGACGGCCCACCCCACCTTCTGGTTCGAGCTGATGCCGGAGGGGTGGACCTGCGGCATGGGGTATTATATGCCCAAGCCGCTGACGATGGCCAAGCTGCGGGCCCGGATCGACCGGGACCCCGCCGCCATGGAGAAGCTGATGCGGAAGCTGAACCGCCAGAAGGAACTTGTCCTGGAGACGGAGGACTACAAGCGCCCCAGGGCCCCGGCCCCTTCCAAACTGCTGGAGCCCTGGTACCGGGCCAGGAGCTTCACCATCTGTCACAATGACAAGCTGACGGACGAGCTGTTCAGCCGGGACATCGTGGAGCGCCTGAGACAGGACTTCACCTTCCTGCTGCCCTATTACGACTACTTCGTCACCCTGGAGGGCGACCCGGATCCCCGGGATGCTGCCCCGGTCTGA
- a CDS encoding ferritin-like domain-containing protein, whose amino-acid sequence MEQTIHTPETYDFRKYDQIWRRVAPNLEPYPDLREPAVPAMAPLASGAAPRASQPPAGEDLEHLPGAEENPCCMGTMAQEELGVIEGFIEVELADRRTYQAFARRAPAFARGTMRDLANASGAAARRLMTAYYLITGNCYRPAVASGRISIDSWCPALRERYHVEACNGMNYLRAGEETTDPCLGRLLKELGEESYRQADQLMALLERAL is encoded by the coding sequence ATGGAACAGACCATACATACTCCGGAGACCTATGACTTCCGGAAATACGACCAGATCTGGCGGCGGGTGGCCCCCAACCTGGAGCCCTATCCCGACCTGCGGGAGCCGGCGGTGCCCGCGATGGCGCCCCTGGCCTCTGGTGCCGCACCGCGGGCTTCCCAGCCGCCGGCCGGTGAGGACTTGGAGCACCTGCCCGGTGCGGAGGAGAACCCCTGCTGCATGGGCACCATGGCGCAGGAGGAACTGGGAGTGATCGAAGGGTTCATCGAGGTGGAGCTGGCAGACCGGCGGACCTATCAGGCATTCGCCCGGCGGGCACCGGCTTTCGCCCGGGGGACGATGCGGGATTTGGCAAACGCGTCGGGCGCAGCTGCCCGGCGGCTGATGACGGCCTACTACCTCATCACTGGGAACTGCTACCGCCCGGCGGTGGCCAGCGGACGGATTTCCATAGATAGCTGGTGCCCCGCCCTGCGGGAGCGGTACCATGTGGAGGCCTGCAACGGCATGAACTACCTGCGGGCGGGGGAGGAGACCACAGACCCCTGCCTGGGGAGGCTGCTGAAGGAGCTGGGAGAGGAATCCTACCGTCAGGCGGACCAGCTGATGGCCCTGCTGGAGCGGGCGCTGTGA
- a CDS encoding ABC transporter ATP-binding protein, translating to MLELKHISYAVREGDSELGILNDISLTIDDHRLVVFTGPNGGGKTTLAKIIMGLVKPTGGQILWNGQDITDLGITERARLGISYGFQQPPRFKGLTVRNLLTIASGNEKLSKDQCCQYLTKVGLCANDYLDREVDASLSGGEVKRIEIATILARSSQLMIFDEPEAGIDLWSFARLTETFEQIHASGTATMIIISHQERIISLADEIIVVGDGELRHRGTPEEILPQILADTLSGCPVLTKEGAAV from the coding sequence ATGCTGGAATTGAAACATATCAGCTACGCCGTCCGGGAGGGCGACAGTGAGCTGGGGATCTTAAACGACATCTCCCTGACCATCGACGACCACCGACTGGTGGTGTTCACCGGTCCCAACGGCGGCGGCAAGACCACTCTGGCCAAGATCATCATGGGTCTGGTGAAGCCCACCGGCGGCCAGATTCTGTGGAACGGTCAGGATATCACGGACCTGGGAATCACGGAGCGGGCCCGTCTGGGCATCAGCTACGGCTTCCAGCAGCCCCCCCGGTTCAAGGGGCTGACGGTCCGCAACCTGCTGACCATCGCCTCCGGGAATGAGAAGCTGTCCAAGGACCAGTGCTGCCAGTACCTGACGAAGGTGGGCCTGTGCGCCAATGACTATCTGGACCGGGAGGTGGACGCCTCCCTCTCCGGCGGCGAGGTGAAGCGCATCGAGATTGCCACCATCCTGGCCCGCAGCAGCCAGCTGATGATCTTCGACGAGCCGGAGGCGGGCATCGACCTGTGGAGCTTCGCCCGGCTGACAGAGACGTTTGAACAGATCCACGCCAGCGGCACCGCGACCATGATTATCATCTCCCACCAGGAGCGGATCATCTCCCTGGCAGACGAGATCATCGTGGTGGGCGACGGGGAGCTGCGCCACCGGGGCACACCTGAGGAGATCCTGCCCCAGATCCTGGCGGACACCCTGTCCGGGTGCCCGGTGCTGACGAAAGAAGGTGCTGCTGTATGA
- a CDS encoding SufB/SufD family protein encodes MMDTQVDRELLEKIADLIGKPVGAFNIRKDCGCDGRVSTEHIKIDDRTDGHAGIDIRILDGTKGETCHIPVIITKSGVEETVYNDFYIGGDCDVEIVAGCGIHNCGDQESRHDGIHTFHVGKNSHVHYSEKHYAEGDGRGEKIMNPQTIVYLEEGASIQMDTVQIRGVDSTKRYTKIVCGKGAEAVITERLLTHGRQVADSDMVIELNGEDAKGRVISRSVAQDESSQVFRPCVVGNAKCFGHVQCDSIIMGQAKISSVPEIAANDTEAQLIHEAAIGKIAGDQLLKLETLGLTEEEAEDRILKGFLA; translated from the coding sequence ATGATGGACACACAGGTGGACCGGGAGCTGCTGGAGAAGATCGCGGACCTGATCGGTAAGCCCGTGGGGGCCTTCAACATTCGTAAGGACTGCGGCTGTGACGGCCGGGTGTCCACGGAGCACATCAAGATCGACGACCGGACCGACGGCCACGCCGGCATCGACATCCGGATTCTGGACGGGACCAAGGGCGAGACCTGCCACATCCCCGTCATCATCACCAAGTCCGGTGTGGAAGAGACGGTGTACAACGACTTCTACATCGGCGGGGACTGCGATGTGGAGATCGTGGCCGGCTGCGGCATCCACAACTGCGGCGACCAGGAGTCCCGCCACGACGGCATCCACACCTTCCATGTGGGCAAAAACTCCCATGTCCACTACTCGGAAAAGCACTACGCTGAGGGGGACGGCAGGGGCGAGAAGATCATGAACCCCCAGACCATCGTGTATCTGGAGGAGGGCGCCTCCATCCAGATGGACACGGTGCAGATCCGGGGCGTGGACTCCACCAAGCGGTACACCAAGATCGTCTGCGGCAAGGGGGCCGAGGCCGTCATCACAGAGCGGCTGCTGACCCACGGCCGCCAGGTGGCGGACAGCGACATGGTCATCGAGCTGAACGGTGAGGACGCCAAGGGCCGGGTCATCTCCCGGTCTGTGGCCCAGGACGAGTCCTCCCAGGTGTTCCGCCCCTGCGTGGTGGGCAACGCCAAGTGCTTCGGCCATGTGCAGTGCGACTCCATTATTATGGGACAGGCCAAGATCAGCTCCGTGCCGGAGATCGCCGCCAACGACACCGAGGCCCAGCTGATCCACGAGGCCGCCATCGGCAAGATCGCCGGGGACCAGCTGCTGAAGCTGGAGACCCTGGGCCTCACCGAGGAGGAAGCGGAGGACCGGATCCTCAAGGGATTTTTGGCATAA
- a CDS encoding RNA polymerase sigma factor: MPLANMEEIYQAHARTVYKFLLSQCHDADLAEELTQETFYQAVRSIDRFNGSCKVSVWLCQIAKHLWYQHLRKRKPEEPLPEDGLPGPSAEEDVLTRQGHLDLLRQIHALPPSTREVVYLRAFGGLSFREIGDVLGRTETWARVTFYRGKEALRKGGADHEEHS, encoded by the coding sequence ATGCCCTTGGCCAACATGGAAGAAATTTACCAGGCCCATGCCAGGACCGTCTATAAATTTCTCCTCTCCCAGTGCCATGACGCCGACCTGGCGGAGGAGCTGACCCAGGAGACCTTCTACCAGGCCGTCCGGTCCATCGACCGGTTCAACGGCTCCTGCAAGGTGTCCGTCTGGCTGTGCCAGATCGCCAAGCACCTGTGGTACCAGCACCTGCGGAAACGAAAACCGGAGGAGCCCCTGCCGGAGGACGGCCTGCCGGGCCCCTCCGCGGAGGAGGACGTGCTCACCCGGCAGGGCCATCTGGACCTGCTGCGGCAGATCCATGCCCTGCCCCCCAGCACCCGGGAGGTGGTGTACCTCCGGGCCTTCGGGGGCCTCAGCTTCCGGGAGATCGGGGACGTGCTGGGACGGACGGAGACCTGGGCCCGGGTGACGTTTTACCGGGGCAAGGAGGCACTGCGGAAAGGAGGAGCAGACCATGAAGAACATTCCTGA
- a CDS encoding DUF4825 domain-containing protein, translating into MKNIPELSCAIVEDLLPTYVERLTSEETNMAVEAHLASCPACAAKRTAMGAKETEAAGQNAEETAREVDYLKKVRRRNRRRVWLAVACTTLVLAAVILTKIFIIGGPGQANDVGVRLVEIVDGDTLSVNVDCLYAVNAFYGWEQDETEDGVVSFTAREARASFIHPNDLVDLRVPLEGLKEVWVCGRLVWQNGTTILESTLWIYDARTPYVGDATAVGNLVHEIGLWLSSMELPYNYTISLQTTSEPYGLTIHFDSVTAHVLGVERDIDKRMYAIAPSLLALIGNLGQVQWTYAAPDGTAVTRSVTLEEVDQALPDWIEAYNLDAGADWTAPESVKDYATSPAALQQLLDLTCHGFYVVTEEDGTTIFTPQF; encoded by the coding sequence ATGAAGAACATTCCTGAATTATCCTGCGCCATTGTGGAGGACCTGCTGCCCACCTATGTGGAGAGGCTGACCTCGGAGGAAACCAACATGGCGGTGGAGGCCCATCTGGCGTCCTGCCCCGCCTGTGCGGCCAAGCGGACCGCCATGGGGGCGAAGGAAACGGAAGCGGCGGGTCAAAACGCCGAAGAGACCGCCCGGGAGGTGGACTATCTGAAAAAGGTGCGGCGCAGGAACCGGCGGAGAGTATGGCTGGCGGTGGCCTGCACCACGCTGGTGCTGGCGGCAGTGATTCTTACAAAAATCTTCATCATTGGCGGGCCGGGACAAGCCAATGATGTGGGGGTTCGCCTCGTGGAAATTGTGGATGGGGACACCCTGTCTGTCAATGTGGACTGCCTGTATGCTGTCAATGCCTTCTACGGCTGGGAACAGGATGAGACAGAAGATGGGGTTGTTTCTTTCACCGCCCGTGAAGCGAGAGCCTCTTTCATTCACCCAAACGATCTAGTAGACCTTCGGGTCCCACTGGAGGGGCTTAAGGAAGTCTGGGTCTGTGGCAGGCTGGTCTGGCAGAACGGCACCACTATTCTTGAATCCACACTGTGGATCTACGACGCCCGCACCCCCTATGTAGGCGACGCCACTGCCGTGGGGAACCTGGTCCATGAGATCGGCCTCTGGCTTTCCAGTATGGAGCTCCCCTATAACTACACCATCAGCCTGCAAACCACCAGCGAGCCCTATGGCCTGACCATTCACTTCGACAGCGTCACCGCTCATGTACTGGGTGTGGAGCGCGACATCGACAAGCGGATGTATGCCATCGCTCCCTCCCTGCTGGCGCTGATCGGCAACCTGGGGCAGGTGCAGTGGACCTACGCCGCCCCGGACGGCACCGCAGTGACCCGCTCTGTGACACTGGAGGAAGTGGACCAGGCCCTGCCGGATTGGATCGAAGCCTACAATCTGGATGCCGGCGCGGATTGGACTGCCCCGGAGAGTGTCAAGGATTACGCCACCTCACCGGCAGCCCTGCAGCAGCTGCTGGACCTGACATGTCACGGCTTCTATGTGGTCACGGAAGAAGATGGAACCACCATTTTCACCCCGCAATTCTAA
- a CDS encoding M48 family metallopeptidase: protein METYELIRSGRKTLALEITRDCRVVVRAPRRLSQARIDDFVASHAGWIARHLEQQRRRAALAPSAPTQAEIGALKEKARQVLPPKIAYYSEKMGLFPTGVRITSARTRYGSCSGKNSLCFSCFLMNCPDAAMDLVVVHELCHIQVKNHGPDFYALLEQVLPDWRERKKLLR, encoded by the coding sequence ATGGAAACGTATGAACTCATCCGCTCCGGCCGGAAGACCCTGGCCCTGGAGATCACAAGGGACTGCCGCGTGGTGGTGCGGGCCCCCCGCCGCCTGTCCCAGGCCCGCATCGACGACTTTGTGGCCAGTCACGCCGGCTGGATCGCCCGGCACCTGGAACAGCAGCGCCGCCGGGCTGCCCTGGCCCCCTCCGCCCCCACCCAGGCGGAGATCGGCGCCCTGAAGGAAAAGGCACGGCAGGTCCTGCCGCCGAAAATCGCCTATTACAGTGAGAAAATGGGCCTGTTCCCTACTGGCGTCAGGATCACCTCCGCCCGCACCCGCTACGGCAGCTGCAGCGGAAAGAACAGCCTGTGCTTCTCCTGTTTTCTCATGAACTGTCCGGATGCGGCCATGGACCTGGTGGTGGTCCATGAGCTGTGCCACATCCAAGTGAAAAACCACGGGCCGGATTTCTACGCGCTGCTGGAGCAGGTACTCCCCGACTGGCGGGAGCGGAAGAAGCTGCTGCGATAA
- a CDS encoding SLC13 family permease, translated as MRLLAFFKREAVLTVAALCALATMVLVPPDAAYLGYIDLRVLCLLLCLMAVVAGFQSCGAFQWLAGHLLSRGTGPRALAVILVLLPFFCSMAVTNDVALITFAPFALLLLDQMDCRAAAVPLLVLQTIAANLGSMATPVGNPQNLYLYGAYGLSAGDFFPVVLPLAGISLACLTAAALPVLPRDLQIPPVHPQPLRQPGKLALYGALFLLCLLTVFRILPYGLLTVLVLGTLAAVEPALLRKLDVSLLCTFICFFVVSGNLGRLPAVHGFLQSLLERSTLLTGVLTSQIISNVPAAVLLSGFTDNWRELLLGVDIGGLGTPVASLASLITLKLYLRSPGARPARYLAVFTAWNAALLAVLLAAVWLTSVGA; from the coding sequence ATGAGACTGTTGGCATTTTTCAAGCGGGAGGCGGTGCTGACCGTGGCGGCACTCTGCGCACTGGCCACCATGGTCCTGGTGCCGCCGGACGCCGCCTATCTGGGCTACATCGACCTGCGGGTGCTATGCCTGCTGCTGTGCCTGATGGCGGTGGTGGCGGGCTTCCAGTCCTGCGGGGCGTTCCAGTGGCTGGCCGGCCATCTGCTGTCCCGGGGGACCGGACCCAGGGCCCTGGCAGTGATCCTGGTGCTGCTGCCCTTTTTCTGCTCCATGGCCGTGACCAATGACGTCGCTCTTATCACCTTTGCACCCTTTGCGCTGCTGCTTCTGGACCAGATGGACTGCCGGGCCGCAGCGGTGCCGCTGCTGGTGCTGCAGACCATTGCCGCAAACCTGGGCAGCATGGCCACGCCGGTGGGCAATCCCCAGAACCTCTACCTTTACGGGGCCTATGGACTCTCTGCCGGGGATTTTTTCCCGGTGGTGCTGCCCCTGGCGGGGATCAGTCTGGCCTGCCTGACCGCGGCGGCCTTGCCGGTCCTGCCCAGGGATCTCCAGATCCCTCCGGTGCACCCGCAGCCCCTGCGGCAGCCCGGGAAGCTGGCCCTGTACGGCGCACTGTTCCTGCTGTGCCTGCTGACGGTGTTCCGCATTCTGCCCTATGGTCTGCTGACGGTTCTGGTGCTTGGGACGCTGGCCGCAGTGGAACCTGCTCTGCTGCGGAAGCTGGATGTGAGCCTGTTGTGCACCTTCATCTGCTTCTTCGTGGTATCCGGAAACCTGGGACGGCTGCCTGCCGTTCATGGGTTTCTCCAGAGTCTGCTGGAGCGCAGCACCTTGCTGACCGGCGTGCTCACTAGCCAGATCATCAGCAATGTACCGGCGGCGGTGCTGCTGTCGGGCTTCACGGACAATTGGAGGGAGCTGTTGCTGGGCGTGGATATCGGCGGTCTGGGAACCCCGGTAGCATCCCTAGCAAGTTTGATCACGCTCAAGCTGTATCTTCGCTCCCCGGGGGCCCGCCCCGCCCGGTATCTGGCGGTGTTTACCGCCTGGAATGCAGCGCTGCTGGCGGTGCTGCTGGCGGCGGTCTGGCTCACGTCGGTGGGGGCGTAA